One genomic window of Anaeromyxobacter diazotrophicus includes the following:
- a CDS encoding long-chain fatty acid--CoA ligase, translating to MDGLMMDFPLTLIHVLERAGQLHRDQEVVSRLPDESLARTTWADLYRRIHKLANALQRLGVKPGDRVATLAWNHARHLEAYFAVPAMGGVLHTVNPRLHPSDLAYIVNHAQDQVLLVDDVLLPVLERFRAEIRPRHVVVFGHGQPPPEGMLDYEQLIADELTTFEYPRIEEHQAAGLCYSSGTTGRPKGVLYSHRALVLHSLASALPDVIGIGMSDVLLPVVPMFHVNAWGTPFTAALVGAKLVFPGPHLDARNLLHLMAEERVTLAAGVPTVWLAVLDELDRAPKSRDLSALRGLLVGGAAAPPAMIDAYRERHGIEVVHAWGMTEMTPIGTVCRLKPTLARLPAAEQRRLRATQGLPLPLVEVRAMGEDGPAPWDGRTMGELHVRGPWIAKSYFENPLEADKFTMDGWFRTGDIVTIDPEGYVRITDRSKDLIKSGGEWISSVDLENALMGHPAVREAAVVAVPHPRWGERPVAAVALREGAHAGPEELRAYLEPRFARFWLPDGFVFVPQIPRTATGKFLKSAVRELLKDWRPPDEARPGSTSP from the coding sequence ATGGACGGCCTCATGATGGACTTCCCGCTCACCCTCATCCACGTGCTGGAGCGGGCCGGCCAGCTCCACCGCGACCAGGAGGTCGTGTCGCGCCTCCCGGACGAGAGCCTGGCGCGCACCACCTGGGCGGACCTGTACCGCCGCATCCACAAGCTCGCCAACGCGCTGCAGCGCCTGGGGGTGAAGCCGGGCGACCGGGTGGCCACGCTCGCCTGGAACCACGCCCGCCACCTCGAGGCCTACTTCGCGGTGCCGGCCATGGGCGGCGTGCTGCACACCGTGAACCCCCGGCTGCACCCGTCCGACCTCGCCTACATCGTGAACCACGCCCAGGACCAGGTGCTGCTCGTCGACGACGTGCTCCTGCCGGTGCTGGAGCGCTTCCGCGCGGAGATCCGGCCCCGGCACGTGGTGGTCTTCGGGCACGGGCAGCCGCCGCCGGAGGGCATGCTCGACTACGAGCAGCTCATCGCCGACGAGCTCACCACCTTCGAGTACCCGCGGATCGAGGAGCACCAGGCGGCCGGCCTCTGCTACTCGTCGGGCACGACCGGGCGGCCCAAGGGCGTGCTCTACTCGCACCGCGCGCTCGTGCTCCACTCGCTCGCCTCGGCGCTCCCGGACGTGATCGGCATCGGGATGAGCGACGTGCTCCTGCCGGTGGTGCCGATGTTCCACGTCAACGCCTGGGGCACGCCCTTCACCGCGGCGCTCGTCGGCGCGAAGCTGGTCTTCCCCGGCCCGCACCTCGACGCGAGGAACCTGCTCCACCTCATGGCGGAGGAGCGCGTGACGCTCGCCGCCGGCGTGCCGACGGTGTGGCTGGCGGTGCTGGACGAGCTCGACCGGGCCCCGAAGTCGCGCGACCTCTCCGCCCTGCGCGGCCTGCTCGTCGGCGGGGCGGCGGCGCCGCCGGCCATGATCGACGCCTACCGCGAGCGGCACGGCATCGAGGTCGTGCACGCCTGGGGCATGACCGAGATGACGCCCATCGGCACCGTCTGCCGGCTCAAGCCCACGCTGGCGCGCCTGCCCGCGGCCGAGCAGCGGCGCCTCCGCGCCACGCAGGGCCTGCCGCTCCCGCTGGTCGAGGTGCGCGCCATGGGCGAGGACGGCCCGGCGCCGTGGGACGGGCGCACCATGGGCGAGCTGCACGTGCGCGGCCCCTGGATCGCGAAGAGCTACTTCGAGAACCCGCTCGAGGCGGACAAGTTCACCATGGACGGCTGGTTCCGCACCGGCGACATCGTCACCATCGACCCGGAGGGCTACGTCCGGATCACCGACCGCTCGAAGGATCTCATCAAGTCGGGCGGTGAGTGGATCAGCTCGGTGGACCTCGAGAACGCGCTCATGGGCCACCCCGCCGTGCGCGAGGCGGCGGTGGTGGCGGTGCCGCACCCGCGCTGGGGGGAGCGGCCGGTGGCGGCGGTGGCGCTGCGGGAGGGCGCGCACGCCGGCCCGGAGGAGCTGCGCGCCTACCTCGAGCCACGCTTCGCGCGCTTCTGGCTGCCGGACGGCTTCGTCTTCGTGCCGCAGATCCCGCGCACCGCCACCGGCAAGTTCCTGAAGAGCGCGGTGCGCGAGCTGCTGAAGGACTGGCGGCCACCGGACGAGGCGCGGCCGGGCTCTACATCACCTTGA
- a CDS encoding HpcH/HpaI aldolase/citrate lyase family protein, whose translation MSADARPRRSALYVPASNARALEKARGLAADVLLLDLEDAVAPAAKEQARRQALAALAEGGYGRRELVLRVNGAGTPWAAADLAGAARSGAAAVLLPKVESAEAVREAERALVAAGAPEGLALWCMIETPRGVLGAPAIAAASPRVACLVAGTSDLTKDLGARPTAGRAEVLPSLHWLLLAARAEGLCALDGVDLDLSGDARFEAACRQGRELGFDGKTLVHPRQLEAANRLFAPDPAELEEARRVVAAHAEAEARGAGVAVLDGRVVEALHVAAARRRLALAEAIAER comes from the coding sequence ATGAGCGCAGACGCGCGACCCCGCCGCAGCGCCCTGTACGTGCCCGCCTCGAACGCGCGGGCGCTGGAGAAGGCGCGCGGGCTCGCCGCCGACGTGCTCCTCCTCGACCTCGAGGACGCGGTGGCGCCGGCGGCGAAGGAGCAGGCGCGGCGCCAGGCGCTGGCGGCGCTGGCGGAGGGGGGCTACGGCCGGCGCGAGCTCGTGCTGCGCGTGAACGGCGCCGGCACCCCGTGGGCCGCCGCCGACCTCGCCGGCGCGGCGCGCTCGGGCGCGGCGGCCGTGCTCCTGCCCAAGGTGGAGAGCGCGGAGGCGGTCCGCGAGGCGGAGCGCGCGCTCGTCGCCGCCGGCGCGCCGGAGGGCCTCGCGCTGTGGTGCATGATCGAGACGCCGCGCGGCGTGCTCGGCGCGCCCGCCATCGCGGCCGCCTCGCCCCGCGTCGCCTGCCTGGTGGCCGGGACCTCCGACCTGACCAAGGACCTGGGCGCGCGCCCGACCGCCGGCCGCGCGGAGGTGCTGCCCAGCCTGCACTGGCTGCTCCTCGCCGCGCGGGCCGAGGGGCTCTGCGCGCTCGACGGCGTCGACCTCGACCTCTCCGGCGACGCGCGCTTCGAGGCGGCCTGCCGCCAGGGCCGCGAGCTCGGCTTCGACGGCAAGACGCTCGTCCACCCGCGCCAGCTCGAGGCGGCGAACCGGCTCTTCGCGCCGGACCCGGCCGAGCTGGAGGAGGCGCGCCGGGTGGTCGCCGCCCACGCCGAGGCGGAGGCGCGCGGCGCCGGCGTCGCGGTCCTGGACGGCCGGGTGGTGGAGGCGCTCCACGTCGCCGCCGCCCGCCGGCGCCTGGCGCTGGCGGAGGCGATCGCGGAGCGCTAG
- a CDS encoding metallophosphoesterase, with amino-acid sequence MAVRTIVVGDVHGCREELDELLRLVELRPGFDRLVFVGDLIDRGPDPVGVVRRARELRARSVLGNHEEKHLRWLRAGGPHAALRGRQAPRLSPADLAWLTALPPWLRLDGGWAVVHGGFAPARSLTEQRKDEVVRLRLVDARGEMQVAVHGRAPEGSAPWATRWRGPESVVYGHQVHDLDTPRVDEPQPGVRCVGLDTGCCYGGRLSALLLPAEEIVSVAARQPYAHRSR; translated from the coding sequence GTGGCGGTCCGCACCATCGTGGTGGGCGACGTGCACGGCTGCCGCGAGGAGCTGGACGAGCTCCTGCGGCTGGTCGAGCTCCGGCCCGGGTTCGACCGGCTGGTCTTCGTCGGGGACCTCATCGACCGCGGCCCCGACCCGGTGGGCGTGGTGCGGCGCGCGCGGGAGCTCCGGGCCCGCTCGGTGCTCGGCAACCACGAGGAGAAGCACCTGCGCTGGCTGCGGGCCGGAGGGCCGCACGCGGCGCTGCGCGGGCGGCAGGCCCCGCGCCTCTCGCCCGCCGATCTCGCCTGGCTCACCGCGCTCCCGCCCTGGCTGCGCCTCGACGGGGGCTGGGCGGTGGTGCACGGCGGGTTCGCGCCGGCCCGGTCCCTCACCGAGCAGCGCAAGGACGAGGTGGTCCGGCTCCGGCTGGTGGACGCGCGCGGCGAGATGCAGGTGGCGGTGCACGGCCGGGCGCCGGAGGGCTCGGCGCCCTGGGCCACCCGCTGGCGCGGCCCGGAGAGCGTCGTCTACGGTCACCAGGTGCACGACCTCGACACGCCGCGCGTGGACGAGCCGCAGCCGGGCGTGCGGTGCGTCGGCCTCGACACCGGCTGCTGCTACGGCGGCCGCCTCAGCGCGCTGCTCTTGCCCGCGGAGGAGATCGTGAGCGTGGCGGCGCGGCAGCCGTACGCGCACCGGAGCCGCTAG
- a CDS encoding ATP-binding domain-containing protein, with protein sequence MSGTGPELTPEERLLVREEEDLLARVLAALAARRPAPRREDPDLLGRLSELREQAVESTAKDLPTVFQEMGLVRAMIERPRLDPLPDPAAPYFAHLRVREGEEVRDYCLGRATFVELSQGVRVVDWRFAPVARIFYAYREGDTFEERFPGRLAEGVVEARRVVVVQGGRLRQVSTGAVTLALGAQGRWSSSRGDRAAALGGGAGTAARPGALGVGEGARGRAAPPEVTALLDREQFEALSIEAEEPLLVTGSAGSGKTTVALHRLARIAFDDPRRYPLSKLLVVVPELGLSRLAARLLEPLGLAKVAVRTLEGWSRGAFQSAFGVPPPRLTEETPPLVSRLKRHPALYAALRRRPRVAGRRAPEAWAKLRDELAELLTDRGFLGAVVDAAGGDLPTTAIEETVRHTRLQLASPLALALRGIDADRTTALDGESVDARTPDALAGTLDPEDLPVLLFLRAWRSGGAGRALAHLVVDEAEDVSLFELFVLGRQLGEARSLTVAGDEGQQTAAGFGGWTAMLAALGAERAATCRLATTYRCPAPVAAFAREVLGPLAPAEALQAGRPGVPVGRFDFPSEAHAHLFLAGAVRDLVEREPAASVAVVARGPEVARSLYRLLEDLPEARLVLDGEFSFRPGVDLTDVESVKGLEFDYVIVPDASAATYPATDEARRRLHVAVTRASHQLWVAAVGTPSPLLASLPPVSGR encoded by the coding sequence TTGTCCGGTACCGGCCCAGAGCTCACGCCCGAGGAGCGGCTCCTCGTCCGCGAGGAGGAGGACCTGCTCGCGCGCGTGCTGGCCGCGCTCGCCGCGCGCCGGCCCGCGCCCCGGCGCGAGGACCCCGACCTCCTGGGCCGGCTCTCCGAGCTGCGCGAGCAGGCGGTCGAGTCCACCGCCAAGGACCTCCCCACCGTCTTCCAGGAGATGGGGCTCGTCCGCGCCATGATCGAGCGGCCCCGGCTGGACCCGCTCCCCGATCCGGCCGCGCCCTACTTCGCGCACCTGCGGGTGCGCGAAGGCGAGGAGGTGCGGGACTACTGCCTCGGGCGCGCCACCTTCGTCGAGCTCTCCCAGGGCGTCCGGGTGGTGGACTGGCGCTTCGCGCCGGTGGCGCGGATCTTCTACGCCTACCGCGAGGGCGACACGTTCGAGGAGCGCTTCCCCGGGCGCCTGGCGGAGGGCGTGGTCGAGGCGCGCCGGGTGGTGGTGGTGCAGGGCGGGCGGCTCCGCCAGGTCTCCACCGGCGCGGTCACCCTCGCGCTCGGCGCCCAGGGCCGGTGGAGCTCGTCGCGGGGCGATCGCGCCGCGGCGCTGGGCGGCGGCGCCGGCACCGCCGCGCGGCCGGGCGCGCTCGGCGTGGGCGAGGGGGCGCGCGGACGCGCCGCGCCGCCGGAGGTGACGGCGCTCCTCGACCGCGAGCAGTTCGAGGCGCTGTCGATCGAGGCGGAGGAGCCGCTGCTCGTCACCGGCAGCGCCGGCAGCGGCAAGACCACGGTGGCGCTGCACCGGCTGGCCCGCATCGCCTTCGACGATCCGCGGCGCTACCCGCTGTCGAAGCTCCTGGTGGTGGTGCCGGAGCTGGGGCTGTCGCGGCTCGCGGCGCGCCTGCTCGAGCCGCTCGGCCTCGCCAAGGTGGCGGTGCGCACGCTCGAGGGCTGGTCGCGGGGCGCCTTCCAGAGCGCGTTCGGCGTCCCCCCGCCGCGCCTCACCGAGGAGACCCCGCCGCTCGTCTCGCGCCTCAAGCGCCACCCGGCGCTGTACGCGGCGCTGCGCCGCCGCCCGCGGGTGGCGGGCCGCCGCGCGCCGGAGGCCTGGGCGAAGCTGCGCGACGAGCTGGCCGAGCTGCTGACCGATCGCGGCTTCCTGGGCGCCGTGGTGGACGCGGCCGGCGGCGACCTGCCCACCACCGCCATCGAGGAGACGGTCCGCCACACCCGCCTGCAGCTCGCCTCGCCGCTGGCGCTCGCGCTGCGCGGGATCGACGCCGATCGCACCACCGCGCTCGACGGCGAGTCGGTGGACGCGCGCACCCCCGACGCGCTGGCCGGCACGCTCGACCCCGAGGACCTGCCGGTGCTGCTCTTCCTGCGCGCCTGGCGCTCCGGCGGCGCGGGCCGCGCGCTCGCCCACCTCGTGGTGGACGAGGCGGAGGACGTCTCGCTCTTCGAGCTGTTCGTGCTGGGGCGGCAGCTCGGCGAGGCGCGGAGCCTCACGGTGGCCGGCGACGAGGGGCAGCAGACCGCCGCCGGCTTCGGCGGCTGGACGGCCATGCTGGCCGCGCTCGGCGCCGAGCGGGCCGCCACCTGCCGGCTCGCCACCACCTACCGGTGCCCGGCCCCGGTGGCCGCCTTCGCGCGCGAGGTGCTCGGGCCGCTCGCCCCGGCGGAGGCGCTCCAGGCCGGCCGGCCCGGGGTGCCGGTGGGGCGGTTCGACTTCCCCTCCGAGGCGCACGCCCACCTCTTCCTGGCCGGCGCGGTGCGGGACCTCGTCGAGCGCGAGCCCGCCGCCTCGGTGGCGGTGGTCGCGCGCGGGCCGGAGGTGGCGCGCAGCCTGTACCGGCTGCTGGAGGACCTGCCGGAGGCGCGGCTCGTCCTCGACGGCGAGTTCTCCTTCCGGCCCGGGGTGGACCTGACCGACGTGGAGAGCGTGAAGGGGCTCGAGTTCGACTACGTCATCGTGCCCGACGCCTCGGCCGCGACCTACCCCGCCACCGACGAGGCGCGCCGGCGGCTGCACGTGGCGGTCACGCGCGCCTCCCACCAGCTCTGGGTGGCCGCGGTCGGCACCCCCTCCCCCCTCCTGGCCAGCCTCCCCCCGGTCAGCGGCCGCTGA
- a CDS encoding aminotransferase class V-fold PLP-dependent enzyme, with protein sequence MSDAAPAPRLGDRALFPDLTLPAYLNHAGISPPSRPVQRAVAEQLQAYAGRGGEAVTGMLAMRARLRQRLARVTGARPEDLALTSGATHGIQAVALSFPWRRGDRLVLFEGEFPANVTPWQRAAALFGLEVRFVPLARFEAGDGEGLAAFEAELRRGARLAAVSAVQFSSGRAMPLRELGALCARHGAELFVDAIQALGAVPLDLPALGVDYLACGAHKWLMGAEGAGFLYVRPERLAALRPALAGWLSHEEAFSFLVEPGQLRYDRPIRREASLFEAGSASALSQAALDASLGLILELGPAAIHAHVNRYLDRLEPLLAARGFASRRPRDPARRGPFLSAAPPPGHSPRQLREALLRAGVAVATPDGLVRFAPHWPNDADRELPAIEAALDAARG encoded by the coding sequence ATGAGCGACGCCGCGCCCGCGCCGCGGCTCGGGGACCGCGCGCTCTTCCCCGACCTGACCCTCCCGGCCTACCTGAACCACGCCGGCATCTCCCCGCCGTCGCGGCCGGTGCAGCGGGCGGTGGCCGAGCAGCTCCAGGCCTACGCGGGCCGGGGCGGCGAGGCGGTGACGGGCATGCTGGCGATGCGGGCGCGGCTCCGGCAGCGGCTGGCGCGGGTCACCGGCGCGCGGCCCGAGGACCTGGCGCTCACCTCCGGCGCCACCCACGGGATCCAGGCCGTGGCGCTCTCGTTCCCGTGGCGGCGCGGCGACCGGCTGGTGCTGTTCGAGGGGGAGTTCCCCGCCAACGTCACCCCGTGGCAGCGGGCGGCGGCGCTGTTCGGGCTCGAGGTGCGCTTCGTGCCGCTGGCGCGCTTCGAGGCCGGCGACGGGGAGGGCCTGGCCGCCTTCGAGGCGGAGCTGCGCCGCGGCGCCCGCCTCGCCGCGGTGAGCGCGGTGCAGTTCTCGAGCGGGCGCGCCATGCCGCTCCGGGAGCTCGGGGCGCTGTGCGCGCGCCACGGCGCCGAGCTCTTCGTCGACGCGATCCAGGCGCTCGGCGCGGTGCCGCTCGACCTGCCCGCGCTCGGCGTCGACTACCTCGCCTGCGGCGCGCACAAGTGGCTCATGGGCGCCGAGGGCGCGGGCTTCCTCTACGTGCGCCCGGAGCGGCTGGCCGCGCTCCGGCCGGCGCTGGCCGGCTGGCTCTCGCACGAGGAGGCGTTCTCGTTCCTGGTCGAGCCGGGACAGCTCCGGTACGACCGGCCCATCCGGCGGGAGGCGAGCCTGTTCGAGGCCGGCTCGGCGAGCGCGCTGTCGCAGGCCGCGCTCGACGCGTCGCTCGGCCTCATCCTCGAGCTCGGCCCGGCCGCCATCCACGCGCACGTGAACCGCTACCTCGACCGGCTCGAGCCGCTCCTCGCGGCGCGCGGCTTCGCGAGCCGGAGGCCGCGCGATCCCGCGCGGCGCGGGCCGTTCCTCTCCGCGGCGCCGCCGCCCGGCCACTCGCCGCGCCAGCTCCGGGAGGCGCTCCTGCGCGCCGGGGTGGCGGTCGCGACGCCGGACGGGCTCGTGCGCTTCGCGCCCCACTGGCCGAACGACGCCGACCGCGAGCTGCCGGCGATCGAGGCGGCGCTGGACGCGGCCCGCGGCTGA
- a CDS encoding InlB B-repeat-containing protein, translating into MRGDVPHPLEPHARPAPKVHHRPQEATMARGPGVACLSATAFALLACGGGGGGGGGGSDGGGGTPVALAVQKTGAGTGTVSGSGILCGSTCSASVDQGASVTLTATPDGGSAFAGWSGCDSTIGATCTCTMTAGRTVTASFVLSGPTTHTLTVQKTGSGTGTVSGSGISCGATCSVSAADGTVVTLTAAPDPNATFAGWSGCDSTSGTACTCTVSADRAVTASFAALTPNQHALTLEKHGSGTGTVSGGGISCGATCSVSVADGTAVTLTATPDAGSTFAGWSGCDSTSGATCTCTMTAGRTVTASFTACGVASVRVQDAVAAIGGTAALTAAVSPAGSCAPSLEADWTTDGCPGASVSPARGASTVFHAPASAGNCRVVAKSVADPGKFDFAYVIVSASPREPLSIYVGPQPYGMLVWTGLAGGYRLSVASTGAGTLTTVSLSYMTVGSEYVGANPRGDMAWDPVIHGIWISLTGEDKVVKNHEKYDAGAQPHGVLWTVSGLWVADYGSDKVTKLDRISGAVLATYDIGQWGHAPTGIAYDGSTYWVATTTGVLHLRGDGQLIPPVIPAADAYGITYDGTYVWFSNHASNTVVRVTPGSGSTATFKVGNSPLGISPGGGGTVWVANTGDDTVCELRATDGAILATLKTGPMPYGVVFFDGSLWVTDYGADDVRRLF; encoded by the coding sequence ATGCGCGGCGACGTACCGCACCCGCTAGAACCGCACGCCCGACCCGCACCGAAGGTGCACCATCGGCCGCAGGAGGCGACCATGGCTCGGGGACCCGGTGTCGCGTGCTTGTCTGCCACGGCGTTTGCGCTGTTGGCGTGCGGAGGTGGAGGCGGAGGAGGTGGTGGGGGCAGCGATGGAGGCGGCGGAACACCGGTCGCCCTCGCCGTCCAGAAGACCGGGGCGGGGACGGGCACCGTCAGCGGGAGCGGCATCCTCTGCGGATCGACGTGCAGCGCATCCGTCGATCAGGGCGCGAGCGTGACGCTGACTGCCACGCCCGACGGCGGCTCCGCCTTCGCCGGCTGGAGCGGGTGTGACTCCACGATCGGAGCGACGTGCACGTGCACGATGACCGCCGGCAGGACCGTCACGGCGTCCTTCGTCCTGAGCGGCCCCACCACGCACACCCTGACCGTCCAGAAGACCGGGTCGGGGACGGGCACCGTCAGCGGCAGCGGGATCAGCTGCGGAGCCACGTGCAGCGTGTCCGCGGCCGACGGCACGGTGGTGACGTTGACGGCGGCGCCCGACCCGAACGCCACGTTCGCGGGCTGGAGCGGCTGCGACTCCACCTCCGGGACGGCGTGCACGTGCACGGTCTCGGCCGACAGGGCGGTGACGGCTTCGTTCGCGGCGCTGACGCCCAACCAGCACGCTCTCACGCTCGAGAAGCATGGCTCGGGGACGGGCACCGTCAGCGGCGGTGGGATCAGCTGCGGAGCCACGTGCAGCGTGTCCGTCGCCGATGGGACGGCGGTGACGCTCACGGCGACCCCGGACGCCGGGTCCACCTTCGCCGGCTGGAGCGGGTGCGACTCCACGAGCGGCGCGACGTGCACGTGCACGATGACCGCCGGCAGGACCGTCACCGCGTCGTTCACCGCCTGTGGCGTGGCGAGCGTCCGGGTGCAGGACGCGGTCGCCGCGATCGGCGGCACCGCGGCGCTCACGGCCGCGGTCTCGCCGGCCGGCTCGTGCGCTCCCTCGCTGGAGGCCGACTGGACGACGGACGGCTGCCCCGGCGCGTCGGTGTCGCCGGCGCGCGGCGCCAGCACCGTCTTCCACGCGCCGGCGAGCGCGGGGAACTGCCGCGTCGTCGCGAAGAGCGTCGCCGACCCGGGCAAGTTCGACTTCGCGTACGTGATCGTGAGCGCATCGCCGCGGGAGCCGCTGAGCATCTACGTCGGACCTCAGCCCTACGGGATGCTCGTGTGGACGGGTCTGGCCGGCGGCTATCGCCTGAGCGTCGCGAGCACCGGCGCGGGGACGCTCACGACGGTGTCGCTCTCCTATATGACGGTGGGGTCCGAGTACGTCGGCGCGAACCCGCGCGGCGACATGGCGTGGGACCCCGTCATCCACGGCATCTGGATCTCGCTGACCGGCGAGGACAAGGTCGTGAAGAACCATGAGAAGTACGACGCAGGAGCGCAGCCGCACGGCGTCCTCTGGACGGTGTCCGGGCTCTGGGTCGCGGACTACGGTTCGGACAAGGTCACGAAGCTGGACCGGATCTCCGGCGCCGTGCTCGCGACGTACGACATCGGGCAGTGGGGCCACGCCCCGACGGGCATCGCCTACGACGGCAGCACCTACTGGGTCGCGACGACCACGGGCGTCCTGCACCTCCGGGGCGACGGCCAGCTCATCCCGCCCGTGATCCCGGCCGCCGACGCCTACGGGATCACGTACGACGGGACCTACGTCTGGTTCTCGAACCACGCGAGCAACACGGTCGTCCGGGTGACGCCGGGCAGCGGCTCGACCGCCACCTTCAAGGTCGGGAATTCACCGCTCGGCATCTCGCCGGGCGGCGGCGGCACCGTCTGGGTGGCGAACACCGGAGACGACACGGTCTGCGAGCTGCGCGCGACGGACGGGGCGATTCTCGCCACGCTCAAGACCGGCCCCATGCCGTACGGCGTGGTCTTCTTCGACGGGTCACTGTGGGTGACCGACTACGGGGCGGACGACGTCCGCCGGCTGTTCTGA
- a CDS encoding COG4705 family protein codes for MEHTGAAHDDRGAISKVPRVTLGFWIAKILATTVGETGGDALSMTLKLGYAVSTAIFLGFFVVTVSAQVGSRRYHPVFYWAVVVATTTVGTTTSDYFDRTLGLGYVKSSMMLLAGVVAVLTIWHFATGAIAVDHVARRKDEIFYWVTILVSNTLGTALGDFVATTTGLGFERGALVFAGLLAAVAAAHYFTRAPGTVLFWAAYVLTRPLGATLGDTLTKPHRDGGLAFSRISSSLLIAVAMVVIVMFTSWRRRMETASP; via the coding sequence GTGGAACACACCGGTGCTGCTCACGACGACCGCGGCGCCATCAGCAAGGTGCCGCGGGTCACGCTCGGTTTCTGGATCGCGAAGATCCTCGCCACCACGGTCGGCGAGACGGGCGGTGATGCGCTCTCGATGACGCTGAAGCTCGGTTACGCGGTCAGCACCGCCATCTTCCTCGGCTTCTTCGTGGTCACGGTCAGTGCGCAGGTGGGATCGCGCCGATACCATCCCGTCTTCTACTGGGCTGTCGTCGTCGCGACCACGACCGTCGGAACCACGACATCCGACTACTTCGACCGGACGCTCGGGCTTGGGTACGTGAAATCGTCCATGATGCTCCTGGCCGGCGTCGTGGCGGTGCTCACCATCTGGCACTTCGCGACCGGCGCCATCGCGGTCGACCACGTCGCCAGACGCAAGGACGAGATCTTCTACTGGGTGACGATCCTGGTCTCGAACACGCTCGGGACGGCGCTCGGTGACTTCGTCGCGACGACGACAGGGCTCGGCTTCGAGAGAGGGGCTCTCGTATTCGCCGGCTTGCTCGCGGCGGTTGCTGCCGCGCACTACTTCACCAGGGCGCCCGGCACGGTGCTCTTCTGGGCGGCCTACGTCCTGACGCGGCCACTGGGCGCCACACTCGGCGACACGCTGACGAAGCCGCACCGGGATGGCGGGCTGGCCTTCAGCCGCATCTCATCGTCGCTGCTGATCGCGGTCGCGATGGTAGTCATTGTGATGTTCACGTCGTGGCGTCGACGCATGGAGACTGCGTCCCCATGA